In Methanofollis sp., the sequence CGAAGAGGCAAGAAAAGCAGTGGAACGGGCGAAAAAGGCAGGTATCGACGTGATCATGATCACCGGAGACGCACCCCTTACGGCGGCGGCTGTCGGCCGGGCTGTCGGGCTCGGGCAGGGTGAGGCCCTGACCGGCGCAGATCTCGACCGGATGGACGATGCCGACCTCCTTGCTGCACTGAAATCTGCGAATATCCTTGCACGGGTCACCGCCGAACATAAACTCAGGGTGATCGGCCTCCTCACCGGGAACGGCCATATCGTTGCCATGACAGGCGACGGCGTGAACGACGCCCCGGCCCTGAAAAAAGCGCATGTCGGGATCGCGATGGGGGTCAAGGGGACGGACGTCGCCAGAGAGGCGAGCGACATCGTCCTCGTGGACGACAACTTCGCAAGCATCGTCGCCGGAGTCGAGGAGGGGCGGCGGGAGGCGGACAACATCGCGAAGTTCACGCGGTACCTCCTCTCCTCGAATGTCGGCGAGATCGTCGCCGTCGCGGGAGGGCTCGTCGCCGGCCTGCCTCTCGTCCTCCTGCCGGCCCAGATCCTCTGGGTGAACCTGGTGACCGACGGTGCGACCGCCCTCGTCCTCGGGGTCGAACCGGCAGAGAGGGGGGTCATGCGCCGACCGCCTGCAGACCCGGGTGCAGAGATCCTCTCCTCCCGCGCCATGGCCGCGGTCCTCCTGATCGGCGGTTGGATCGGGGCGGTCGTCCTCCTCATCTTCGCCCTCCTCCAGGGGGCCGACCTCGACAGAGCCCGGACCCTCGCCTTCACCGGTTTCGTGGTCTTCGAACTGATCAATGTCTTCAACTTCAGGTCCTTCTCGTCGACCCTCCGCGAGATAGGGCCGTTCTCCAACAGGTACCTCGTCGCAGCGGTCGCAGGGAGCCTCGCCCTCCAGGTGGCGGCCGTCTACCACCCCGTCCTCCAGGCGGCCTTCAGGACCGTCCCCCTCGATGTCGGAGACTGGGCCCTCCTCGTCCTCATCGGCCTGCCCCTCCTCATTGCAGGGGAGGGCTGGAAATGGGTGGCGGCGCGGCGGGAAAAACGCGAGAACACGGTCAGAAAATGAGGACGGAGAGAAACGGCAGACTCGCCCTTCACGACCGTCTCTTCTGCCTTCCCGTACCCGAACAGAAGACGATCAGGATAGAGCGGAGAATGAAAGATACGTCTCCTGCCATGAGCGAAGAAGACCTCGATCTCAAAAGAGCCGAAACCTGAAGGTATGCAGGAATAACTTTTCCGGGGGATTATCCCCGGAAAAAAAGACCGGGGTGTCCCCGGCAAGGAGTATTCTTAGTATCTGCGGGAATCGGTACGGGGCTCACGCGGCCTCGCCTCATCCATACGCAGGGCACGGCCCATGAACTCGGTGCCGTTCAGGGCGGTCATTACCTTCTCGGCTTCCTCGGGGGAGGAGAACTCAACAAAACCAAAGCCCTTGCGCGGGATGATCCTGACGGAGGTGGGTTCGCTGTATTCAGAGAAGAGTTCGGTGAGCTGTTCTTCGGTTGTCTCGTAGTTGAGATTCCCGACATAGAGAGTATTGCTTTCCATGGGTAACTCCTGTGGTTAGCTATATGCTGGACTTGGTTATCTTTCTGCCGACTGAGGCAGGCATATCACCCCCGCGATCCACCCTTCTTCATGCACCATGCGCATCCTCTCACCGTCGATATCGCGGTCGTCCTCCCTGCCGGGATCAGGGACGAGGCGGCCAGGATCAACCGTCTCCTCGTCGGCCATTCACGCGACAGAACCATCTGTTTCGGGCCTGACGCCGTCCCCCACATCACCCTCGCGATGGCCGCGGTCCCGGAGGGAGACCTTGCAGGGATCTCTCTGGAGAGCCTCGGGCCTCACTTTCCCCTCGATATCACTGTCACCGGCATCTCCACGGTGACAACCGGGTCGGGGCAGAGGGTCGCGGGATTCGACATCGCCATCGACGGACCGCTCCTCGCTCTCCACCGCGCGGCGGCAAAGGCCCTCGGGGAAGTCGCCGTTGACGAAGAACCTGTCCTCATCCTCAGGGACGGAGAGGAGGACGAACCGTCCATGGCCGCGTATGCCCGCGATTTCCTGCGCGCCCGGTACTCCCCCCATATCACCCTCGGCAGGGGCGAGGCCTCTGAAAGGGACACCACTCTCCCCCTGCCGTACCGTTTCACAGCAGAGGGTGCAGTCCTCTGCCGCGTCGGCACCGGCGGCGCCTGCCGGCAGGTGCTCCGGGAAATGTACATATAATACCCGCGCACGGAAAGGGTATGGCAGGGTCATGGAGAGAGGCGAAGGAGATCGCAGAGCGCGAGGGCCTCGAACATGTCTACCACGACGTCGACGCCGGCACTTACGGGGCCTGCCCGGCTGACGAGAGGCAGGGGGCATTCGTCTGCGGCGTCTTCAGGGAACACCGGTGCATCCATATGCCCGCGTCCTTCACGGCAGAGCAGATGAAAGAGAAAGAGAGGGCATTCCTCGCGGAAAACCCGGGATGGCAGGAGGGGTGAACAGCCGGCGGGGTTAAAAACGCCGACGACGAGATCGATCCCATGTCCGCAGAAATCGCCTCGACCATCGAGTTCCAGATGAGCCTCCTCCTCTTCGTCGCCCTCGCGGGCTACCTGGTGGCGTCCAGGATCAACCAGTCCGCGGTGATCGGGGAGATCCTGGTCGGGATCATCGTGGGGCCGAGCGTCCTCGGCCTGATCACGTACACTGAT encodes:
- a CDS encoding HAD-IC family P-type ATPase; translation: EEARKAVERAKKAGIDVIMITGDAPLTAAAVGRAVGLGQGEALTGADLDRMDDADLLAALKSANILARVTAEHKLRVIGLLTGNGHIVAMTGDGVNDAPALKKAHVGIAMGVKGTDVAREASDIVLVDDNFASIVAGVEEGRREADNIAKFTRYLLSSNVGEIVAVAGGLVAGLPLVLLPAQILWVNLVTDGATALVLGVEPAERGVMRRPPADPGAEILSSRAMAAVLLIGGWIGAVVLLIFALLQGADLDRARTLAFTGFVVFELINVFNFRSFSSTLREIGPFSNRYLVAAVAGSLALQVAAVYHPVLQAAFRTVPLDVGDWALLVLIGLPLLIAGEGWKWVAARREKRENTVRK
- a CDS encoding RNA-binding protein, whose translation is MESNTLYVGNLNYETTEEQLTELFSEYSEPTSVRIIPRKGFGFVEFSSPEEAEKVMTALNGTEFMGRALRMDEARPREPRTDSRRY